One genomic region from Rothia dentocariosa ATCC 17931 encodes:
- a CDS encoding AMP-binding protein: MQNNRSVVPEGPRNPRESRADSGEAGATIGAFSGSLAPLPAPRQDALHPHAVMLSADAPANPQEILRAFERSLTGGLPNGARDNQDPLGQTENPESLALVVGTSGSTGAPKQTALSVQALRVSARATERFFADYPSSGSAKPQRAVSEAPAQWLLALPAHYVAGAQVLARSVLAGTTPVVAASVTDGVSFTPEVFLNAAERLSCARRFISLVPTQVHKLLEAAEASPALGSEIYDALGQFTGILLGGAPASASLLAAARELGLNVVTTYGSAETAGGCVYSGTALPGVRLRVVPEDGSLLDSSVAGDAAAGGPPNIGRIWLGGEHLASGYMGDSARTASHFFVDADGCRWYRTDDYGSLAPAAPKNAPEDEGAPMLNIVGRSDDVIITGGVKVSARAVAAVLESHPAVREAAVMGIPDARWGSAVAAAITLRGASEAQSVLDTSRATCDMLREFCTDKLGAAGTPKYLRILADFPTASTGKPDRRAIYSMLYREYTNTRG, translated from the coding sequence TTGCAGAATAACCGTTCTGTTGTGCCGGAAGGCCCCCGCAATCCCCGTGAGTCCCGGGCGGATAGCGGCGAAGCAGGCGCCACGATAGGCGCTTTCTCCGGTTCGCTCGCGCCGCTTCCTGCTCCACGCCAGGATGCGCTGCATCCGCACGCGGTCATGCTCAGCGCCGATGCGCCCGCCAATCCGCAGGAGATTCTGCGCGCCTTCGAGCGCTCTCTCACCGGGGGCTTACCGAACGGCGCTCGCGATAATCAAGACCCGCTCGGGCAAACAGAAAACCCGGAGTCTCTTGCGCTCGTGGTGGGCACCTCCGGGTCCACGGGTGCGCCAAAACAGACGGCGTTAAGCGTGCAGGCGCTGAGGGTATCCGCCCGGGCGACCGAGAGGTTTTTTGCGGACTACCCTTCGTCCGGTTCGGCGAAGCCGCAGCGGGCGGTTTCTGAGGCTCCTGCGCAATGGCTTCTTGCCCTGCCCGCGCACTATGTGGCGGGGGCTCAGGTTCTCGCCCGGTCGGTGCTCGCCGGAACGACACCGGTAGTTGCCGCATCGGTTACCGACGGGGTTAGTTTTACACCCGAAGTCTTTCTGAACGCCGCCGAGCGGCTCAGCTGCGCCCGCCGGTTCATTTCTCTTGTGCCCACGCAGGTGCACAAGCTCCTAGAAGCCGCCGAAGCCAGTCCCGCACTGGGGTCAGAAATTTACGATGCGCTTGGTCAGTTCACCGGAATCCTGCTTGGCGGTGCCCCGGCGAGCGCATCCCTATTGGCGGCAGCACGAGAGCTCGGGCTGAACGTGGTCACCACCTATGGCAGCGCAGAAACCGCCGGTGGGTGCGTCTATTCAGGGACCGCGCTGCCCGGGGTGCGGCTGCGTGTGGTTCCCGAGGACGGAAGCTTATTAGACAGTTCTGTGGCGGGCGACGCTGCGGCAGGGGGACCCCCTAACATCGGGCGCATTTGGCTTGGCGGTGAGCACCTTGCCAGCGGGTATATGGGCGATAGCGCGCGCACCGCATCCCATTTCTTCGTTGATGCCGACGGATGCCGGTGGTACCGTACCGACGATTACGGCTCGCTCGCACCTGCTGCCCCGAAGAATGCGCCAGAGGACGAGGGCGCCCCGATGCTGAACATTGTGGGGCGCTCCGATGATGTGATTATTACCGGAGGAGTCAAGGTTTCCGCTCGGGCAGTTGCCGCCGTTCTTGAAAGCCATCCGGCGGTGCGTGAGGCTGCGGTCATGGGCATTCCCGATGCGCGCTGGGGCTCGGCGGTGGCTGCCGCGATCACCCTGCGGGGCGCATCCGAGGCGCAGAGTGTCCTCGATACCTCTCGGGCTACATGCGATATGCTGCGTGAGTTCTGCACCGACAAGCTAGGTGCGGCGGGTACCCCTAAATACCTGAGGATACTCGCCGATTTTCCGACCGCAAGCACGGGCAAACCCGACCGGCGGGCTATATACAGTATGCTGTACAGAGAATACACAAATACGAGGGGCTAA
- a CDS encoding AAA family ATPase, with the protein MQILNFRVKNHKSLRDETALELLDSSLTTLKPSANKTWGQYVHTVAGIFGANASGKSNVLDALRYFTAAIENSSTIWQDSSSFPHVPFKLSDTSRTADSAYELDFLLDDIRYRYGFSVNSEGVNIEYLMHLPKSRWRTIFTREYVEGIDSVDFIARDVKKLEVSHRELVLSRAATLGRKDILGSVAHAITHKIDFVLLSERDQQMRIEAIINALVELSITRDDIAQLLQVADIGIQKVDIWQSEDNLDVDNLPQDMPRTVQQIILQILATEQKSAADSNAKLIQRRLEFFHNSADSNSPPLYLSDESDGTLAWLAISFAVLEALRTGKVVCGDELDSSLHPHLVRLIISLFTDPSVNTQGAQLIFTTHDATILHHYEELGLSPENFWFTEKNRDGATGLFSLADFPKITGANIEKRYLSGRYGAVPFVSHSIFWKILENKKQKLSQVEAVSHGS; encoded by the coding sequence ATGCAGATTCTCAACTTTCGAGTCAAAAACCATAAGAGCCTGAGGGATGAGACGGCACTAGAGCTTCTGGATAGTTCCCTCACCACGCTAAAGCCCTCAGCGAATAAAACGTGGGGTCAATACGTTCATACCGTTGCAGGTATTTTTGGCGCAAATGCCTCCGGTAAGTCAAATGTTCTGGACGCTCTTCGGTACTTTACGGCCGCCATCGAAAATTCTTCAACAATATGGCAGGATTCCAGCTCCTTTCCCCATGTGCCCTTCAAATTATCAGACACATCTCGAACAGCAGACAGCGCCTATGAGCTAGATTTTCTCCTTGACGACATACGTTATCGTTATGGCTTCTCCGTTAACTCGGAAGGGGTCAACATTGAGTACCTGATGCATCTTCCTAAGAGCCGCTGGCGCACAATCTTCACACGTGAATATGTAGAAGGTATAGATTCGGTAGATTTTATTGCGCGTGACGTCAAAAAACTCGAAGTTTCCCACCGAGAACTTGTGCTATCCCGCGCAGCCACTCTTGGCAGGAAAGATATCTTAGGATCTGTAGCGCATGCAATAACCCATAAAATTGATTTTGTTCTCCTCAGCGAGCGAGACCAACAGATGCGTATTGAAGCCATCATCAACGCATTAGTGGAGCTTTCCATAACTCGTGACGATATAGCACAATTGTTGCAAGTTGCCGATATTGGGATCCAAAAGGTTGATATATGGCAGTCAGAGGATAATCTTGACGTCGATAATCTACCTCAAGATATGCCACGCACTGTGCAGCAGATAATCCTTCAGATACTTGCTACGGAACAAAAATCAGCAGCAGATTCTAATGCAAAACTCATTCAGCGTCGCTTAGAATTTTTCCATAATTCTGCCGATAGTAATTCTCCACCTTTATATCTCAGCGATGAAAGTGATGGAACATTAGCATGGCTTGCAATCTCTTTTGCTGTCCTTGAAGCGCTCCGCACTGGTAAAGTAGTATGTGGAGATGAGCTCGACTCAAGTCTTCATCCCCATCTTGTACGTCTAATCATCAGTTTATTTACCGATCCCAGTGTTAATACCCAAGGGGCACAGCTTATTTTTACCACCCATGATGCGACTATTCTTCATCATTATGAGGAATTAGGTTTATCTCCTGAAAACTTCTGGTTTACCGAGAAAAATCGTGATGGTGCTACTGGACTTTTCTCGCTTGCAGACTTTCCAAAAATCACAGGAGCAAATATCGAAAAACGCTATCTGTCGGGTCGATACGGTGCCGTTCCCTTTGTATCACACAGTATTTTCTGGAAAATTTTGGAGAATAAGAAACAGAAATTGTCTCAAGTAGAGGCTGTGAGCCATGGGTCGTAG
- the resB gene encoding cytochrome c biogenesis protein ResB, protein MVSEHSDDENTSTEAKDTNTANRKAGKTADAGRAVNASEKTKKTGKSARKDAPALGFVGMLRWCWTQLTKMNTALMLLLLLAVAAVPGSIFPQRVQDPTKVTDYIKNHPGWGEFADKIQLFDVFSSAWFSAIYLLLFISLIGCVTPRAIKHAKDWRKPPARTPRNLSRMPVHRQLEIPVADAGLNLSAKGAIEDAARILKKSHYRVEIRDEENEHYSVGAERGYLREIGNILFHVAMIGILVGVAFGSLYGYRGQKILVQDETFVNSLIGYDSFTPGTNYNPDWLTPYAVTLNNFQVRYDRQQDSHTYGQDLDYKAELTVHDPQGSTEQKTLKVNEPVDIGGTSIFLSGNGYAPVVRVTDGEGKVAYEGTVVGITTDGKYTSSVVLKVPDAKPSQLGFVGMFLPTGDYARGTTVPHSVDSAPANPMLIFQSYSGDLGLNSGQPQNVYVLDTSKLQELNSMAQGNGIVLSAQNPEAVLPDNKGKIEFLGYKRYVGLDVRHDPGQNIVLYSFVVAFVGLIVSLFVARRRVWVRAHTADGVLVVEYGLLARGEDPRLANEAERLTDAFAAAWGLEFDDDNHDENEGK, encoded by the coding sequence ATGGTTTCCGAACACAGCGACGATGAAAACACTTCAACAGAGGCAAAGGATACAAACACCGCAAACCGCAAGGCGGGCAAAACCGCAGATGCCGGGCGTGCCGTGAACGCATCCGAGAAGACCAAGAAAACCGGTAAATCAGCGCGCAAGGATGCGCCAGCCCTCGGGTTCGTGGGTATGCTTCGCTGGTGCTGGACTCAGCTGACCAAAATGAATACGGCGCTCATGCTTCTGCTTTTGCTGGCGGTTGCAGCTGTGCCTGGCTCGATTTTCCCCCAGCGTGTCCAAGACCCTACTAAGGTTACCGATTACATTAAGAACCATCCCGGCTGGGGCGAATTTGCCGATAAGATTCAGCTTTTCGACGTGTTCTCCTCGGCGTGGTTCTCTGCCATCTATCTGCTGCTGTTTATTTCGCTGATCGGATGCGTAACCCCGCGCGCCATCAAACACGCGAAAGACTGGCGTAAGCCCCCGGCACGTACCCCCAGAAACCTTTCCCGTATGCCGGTACACCGTCAGCTTGAGATTCCCGTGGCGGATGCCGGGCTGAACCTGAGCGCCAAGGGCGCGATTGAGGATGCGGCGCGCATCCTGAAAAAGAGCCACTACCGAGTTGAAATTCGGGACGAAGAGAACGAACACTACTCGGTTGGTGCCGAGCGAGGGTATCTGCGCGAAATCGGCAATATTCTCTTTCACGTGGCGATGATTGGCATTCTGGTAGGGGTCGCCTTCGGTTCGCTCTATGGATACCGTGGACAAAAAATTCTGGTTCAGGATGAAACTTTCGTCAATTCGCTGATTGGCTACGATTCGTTTACTCCCGGCACGAACTACAACCCCGACTGGCTTACCCCGTATGCGGTGACGCTCAATAATTTTCAGGTGCGCTACGATCGCCAGCAAGACAGCCATACCTACGGGCAAGATCTTGACTACAAGGCGGAGCTGACGGTACATGACCCGCAGGGCAGCACCGAGCAGAAGACCCTCAAGGTGAACGAACCGGTCGATATTGGCGGTACCAGTATTTTCCTCTCGGGCAATGGGTATGCGCCCGTGGTGCGAGTGACGGACGGCGAAGGTAAAGTCGCCTATGAGGGCACCGTGGTGGGTATTACCACGGACGGTAAATATACCTCATCGGTGGTGCTCAAGGTTCCGGACGCCAAACCCAGCCAGCTCGGTTTTGTGGGCATGTTCCTACCTACCGGCGACTATGCGCGCGGCACTACCGTACCCCACTCGGTAGATTCCGCCCCCGCAAACCCCATGCTGATTTTCCAGTCCTATTCGGGCGATCTGGGACTCAACTCGGGGCAGCCGCAGAATGTGTACGTGCTCGATACCTCTAAGTTACAAGAGCTGAACTCCATGGCACAGGGCAACGGCATTGTACTGAGCGCGCAGAATCCCGAAGCTGTGCTGCCCGATAACAAGGGAAAGATCGAGTTTTTGGGGTATAAGCGCTATGTCGGTCTGGATGTGCGCCACGACCCCGGGCAGAATATTGTTCTGTACTCCTTTGTGGTCGCGTTCGTCGGGCTTATCGTCTCGCTTTTCGTGGCGCGCCGCCGCGTATGGGTGCGTGCCCACACCGCCGATGGCGTGCTCGTGGTCGAATACGGTCTGCTGGCACGCGGGGAAGATCCGCGCCTTGCGAACGAGGCTGAACGCCTCACCGATGCTTTTGCCGCCGCTTGGGGGCTAGAATTTGATGATGATAACCATGATGAAAACGAGGGTAAGTAG
- a CDS encoding 1,4-dihydroxy-2-naphthoyl-CoA synthase: MTVTFPPQVSDIFNPQHWRIVEGFEDFTDITYHRQVQRDETGEILRDLPTVRIAFNRPEVRNAFRPHTVDELYRALDHARMTSDVGTVLLTGNGPSPKDGGWAFCSGGDQRIRGRDGYHYASGDTAESIDPARAGRLHILEVQRLIRTMPKVVIALVSGWAAGGGHSLHVVADLTIASEEYGKFKQTDATVGSFDAGYGSALLARQVGQKFAREIFFLAKEYDARRMYEMGAVNDVVPHAELENKGLEYAAHIARQSPQAIRMLKYAFNLPDDGMLGQQVFAGEATRMAYMTDEAVEGRDAFLQKRDPDWSNYPYYF; this comes from the coding sequence ATGACTGTTACGTTCCCTCCCCAGGTTTCCGATATTTTCAACCCGCAGCACTGGCGCATCGTTGAAGGGTTTGAGGATTTTACCGATATCACCTACCACCGCCAGGTGCAGCGCGACGAGACAGGTGAAATCCTGCGCGACTTGCCGACCGTGCGCATCGCTTTTAACCGACCCGAGGTGCGTAACGCCTTTCGCCCGCATACTGTGGATGAACTCTACCGGGCGCTCGATCATGCCCGCATGACCTCGGATGTAGGCACTGTACTTCTGACCGGGAACGGCCCCTCCCCCAAAGATGGCGGGTGGGCGTTCTGCTCGGGCGGCGACCAGCGCATCCGCGGGCGCGACGGCTACCACTACGCCAGCGGCGACACCGCCGAATCTATTGACCCTGCACGTGCCGGGCGGCTGCATATTCTGGAGGTGCAGCGCCTGATTCGTACCATGCCCAAGGTCGTGATCGCTCTGGTTTCCGGCTGGGCTGCGGGCGGCGGGCATTCCCTGCACGTGGTCGCGGACTTGACCATAGCCTCCGAAGAGTACGGCAAGTTTAAGCAGACCGATGCGACTGTCGGCTCTTTCGACGCGGGCTACGGTTCGGCGCTTTTGGCGCGGCAGGTTGGGCAGAAGTTTGCGCGCGAAATATTCTTCCTCGCCAAAGAGTACGATGCGCGGCGCATGTACGAGATGGGTGCCGTTAACGATGTGGTGCCGCACGCAGAGTTGGAAAACAAGGGTCTGGAATATGCGGCGCATATTGCCCGGCAGTCTCCGCAGGCTATCCGTATGCTCAAGTACGCCTTCAATCTGCCCGATGACGGTATGCTCGGGCAGCAAGTTTTCGCAGGCGAAGCAACCCGCATGGCGTATATGACCGACGAGGCTGTGGAGGGGCGCGATGCGTTCCTGCAAAAGCGTGACCCCGACTGGTCGAACTATCCCTACTATTTCTAG
- a CDS encoding 1,4-dihydroxy-2-naphthoate polyprenyltransferase translates to MATPAEWIEGARLRTLPLALAPIIAGSAAAYEIDAFKPWYAFLAFLVAFFLQVGVNYANDYSDGIKGTDEGRVGPMRLVGSGAASAKSVKYAAFLCFALAMCSGLILVALANQWWFLAIGASAVFAAWGYTGGKRPYGYMGLGDIFVFVYFGLVATLGTLYTQSHELTVTGWVSAIAIGLISCALLMANNVRDIPTDRKSGKLTLAVRLGDWRARIAYCAEMLIALLLGAFVVPHNPWFLVTFILLGPTVHSCVTVLFKQGPALIPVLKQAGIVALIYSILVAISVWLHGLNLLSNTVEVFTGY, encoded by the coding sequence GTGGCAACACCCGCAGAGTGGATTGAAGGCGCACGCCTGCGTACCCTACCGCTTGCCCTCGCCCCTATCATCGCCGGATCAGCCGCAGCGTACGAGATTGATGCGTTCAAGCCCTGGTATGCGTTTTTAGCGTTTTTGGTGGCGTTTTTTCTACAGGTCGGGGTGAATTACGCAAACGATTATTCCGACGGTATCAAAGGCACCGATGAGGGCAGGGTTGGCCCGATGCGCCTCGTCGGTTCCGGCGCGGCAAGCGCGAAATCTGTCAAATACGCCGCGTTTTTGTGCTTTGCTCTAGCCATGTGTTCCGGGTTGATTCTGGTGGCGCTGGCAAACCAGTGGTGGTTCTTGGCGATTGGCGCCTCCGCGGTCTTCGCCGCTTGGGGGTATACCGGCGGTAAGCGCCCTTACGGTTATATGGGTTTGGGCGATATTTTCGTGTTTGTCTACTTCGGACTGGTCGCCACCTTAGGTACCCTCTACACGCAGTCTCATGAGCTGACGGTGACCGGGTGGGTGTCTGCGATAGCTATCGGACTTATTTCCTGCGCCCTGCTTATGGCAAATAACGTGCGCGATATTCCGACCGACCGTAAATCCGGTAAGCTTACGCTGGCAGTGCGGCTTGGGGATTGGCGAGCGCGCATTGCCTATTGTGCGGAAATGCTGATAGCACTTCTTTTAGGGGCTTTTGTGGTTCCGCATAATCCCTGGTTTTTGGTAACTTTTATTCTTCTGGGACCGACTGTTCATTCTTGCGTAACGGTTTTGTTTAAACAGGGACCGGCGCTTATACCCGTACTCAAACAAGCAGGAATTGTGGCACTAATCTATAGTATTTTAGTTGCTATTTCAGTATGGCTACATGGATTAAATCTATTGAGTAATACCGTTGAGGTTTTCACAGGGTATTAA
- a CDS encoding PLD nuclease N-terminal domain-containing protein, translated as MIRAMMIIGAFALVVGLTLYTLLDALRTHQDQMRTFPKWLWIIAVIFFPVVGPLLWLLLGRPRAVRAPKTQQGGGFTSSRRGTPPPATSSPDDDEEYLRWLKTKADRQRRSREKDTGTGPADGGTGGRSEGESNDSDGKDDSKH; from the coding sequence ATGATTCGAGCCATGATGATTATTGGTGCTTTCGCCCTGGTGGTGGGGCTAACTCTATATACTCTCTTGGATGCGCTGCGCACGCATCAGGACCAGATGCGTACCTTCCCCAAATGGCTGTGGATTATTGCGGTGATCTTCTTCCCCGTCGTGGGACCTCTCCTGTGGCTTCTGCTGGGCCGCCCGCGCGCCGTGCGAGCCCCTAAAACGCAGCAGGGCGGCGGGTTCACGAGCTCCCGGCGAGGCACACCGCCACCGGCAACGTCTTCACCCGACGACGATGAAGAGTACCTGCGCTGGCTCAAGACGAAGGCCGACCGTCAGCGACGATCTCGCGAAAAGGATACGGGCACCGGTCCTGCGGACGGCGGTACGGGTGGACGTTCTGAAGGCGAGAGCAACGACTCGGATGGAAAAGACGACTCTAAACACTAA
- a CDS encoding RloB family protein → MGRRSRKNSKDLFPNNPRSKDRVPKRNFLICVEGEKTEPKYFKMLTEHIKNLGINTDIKVVKPKGSDPASILKGCLSYLREAENDGNAYDDCFCVVDVDAHATLDQALRDARSHHISMVVTNLKFEVWLLWHVGDQPGGYANNHQLDTLVKKLSNSGKAPLLTGSNYKGLHPNFPIENYRDAVKIARQKDPQMAFNRKGQNPSSAMPLLIEKLMG, encoded by the coding sequence ATGGGTCGTAGAAGTCGTAAGAACAGCAAGGATCTGTTCCCCAATAATCCCCGCAGTAAAGATCGTGTCCCCAAACGTAATTTCCTGATCTGCGTTGAAGGAGAAAAAACAGAGCCTAAATACTTCAAGATGCTCACAGAGCATATCAAAAACCTAGGAATTAATACCGATATTAAGGTAGTTAAGCCTAAAGGATCAGACCCTGCAAGCATTCTTAAGGGCTGTCTTTCCTATCTGAGAGAGGCAGAGAACGACGGTAACGCCTACGATGATTGTTTTTGCGTAGTAGATGTCGATGCACACGCGACGCTCGATCAAGCTCTTCGAGACGCACGCAGTCACCACATTTCTATGGTGGTGACAAACCTTAAGTTTGAAGTATGGCTGCTGTGGCATGTGGGAGACCAGCCTGGCGGATATGCTAATAACCATCAGCTGGACACTCTGGTGAAAAAGCTCTCCAACTCAGGAAAAGCACCACTTTTAACCGGCAGTAACTATAAAGGTCTGCACCCTAATTTTCCTATCGAGAACTACAGAGATGCCGTCAAAATTGCCCGGCAGAAAGACCCTCAGATGGCGTTCAACCGGAAGGGTCAGAACCCTTCCAGCGCCATGCCTCTTTTGATTGAAAAACTTATGGGGTGA
- the ccsB gene encoding c-type cytochrome biogenesis protein CcsB, with protein MLNDSLARSSELFMYIAALIYTVVFIAFTSDVVANSRVTRRLEGRSEGTAQKSTVKAKIKVGAGAVSGASATTNTAADTVRTGGTEQGTGERGMGYKGAAARALEGEVADSAMLYTGVRRPAARIAVVVMVLAALVHTAAVIMRGIAAQRVPWGNMYEFCTTGALMVSAVFLITLIFRDVRFVGTLVSGLVLIMLCAATIGFPTPVGHLKPALQSYWLVIHVSIAVLASGVFTITFAMAVLQLVQTRREQRILNGKSGGWAFMRLVPSAQALENFAFRMNALAFVMWTFTLAAGAIWANHAWGRYWGWDTKEVWTFVIWVVYAAYLHARATRGWAGPRSAWLSIIGYACIIFNFTVVNIFFSGLHSYSGL; from the coding sequence ATGCTGAACGACTCATTAGCGCGCTCCAGCGAACTATTTATGTACATTGCGGCGCTGATTTACACCGTCGTTTTTATTGCATTCACCTCCGATGTGGTGGCAAACTCGCGCGTGACCCGGCGTCTGGAAGGGCGGTCTGAGGGTACCGCACAGAAATCCACCGTCAAGGCGAAGATAAAGGTTGGTGCGGGCGCTGTTTCTGGCGCATCCGCGACGACGAATACCGCTGCGGATACGGTTCGCACGGGCGGTACCGAACAGGGAACCGGCGAACGCGGCATGGGGTATAAGGGTGCTGCCGCCCGGGCTCTCGAAGGTGAGGTTGCCGATTCTGCGATGCTGTACACGGGAGTCCGCCGCCCCGCCGCGCGCATCGCCGTGGTTGTGATGGTGCTTGCCGCTCTCGTGCACACCGCCGCCGTGATAATGCGCGGTATCGCAGCGCAGCGCGTGCCCTGGGGGAACATGTACGAGTTCTGCACCACGGGCGCGCTCATGGTGTCTGCGGTGTTTCTGATAACCCTCATATTCCGCGATGTGCGCTTCGTGGGCACGCTGGTGTCTGGGCTTGTGCTCATTATGCTGTGTGCCGCCACAATTGGTTTCCCCACGCCGGTGGGACATTTGAAGCCTGCGCTGCAAAGCTATTGGCTGGTAATTCACGTATCGATTGCGGTGTTAGCCTCCGGGGTGTTTACGATTACCTTCGCGATGGCTGTACTGCAGCTGGTGCAGACCAGGCGCGAGCAGCGCATCCTGAACGGAAAATCGGGCGGATGGGCGTTTATGCGCCTGGTTCCGAGCGCCCAGGCTCTAGAGAACTTTGCGTTCCGCATGAACGCGCTGGCGTTTGTGATGTGGACTTTCACGCTTGCCGCCGGTGCGATTTGGGCGAATCACGCGTGGGGACGCTACTGGGGCTGGGACACCAAAGAGGTGTGGACCTTCGTGATCTGGGTGGTGTATGCGGCGTATCTGCATGCACGCGCCACCCGCGGCTGGGCAGGCCCCCGCTCGGCATGGCTGTCTATTATCGGCTATGCATGCATTATCTTTAATTTCACGGTCGTGAACATTTTCTTCTCGGGTTTGCATTCATATTCGGGGCTGTAA
- a CDS encoding trypsin-like serine peptidase: MRHSLQGAVQRAPFFLAASLLVSTSFIPANAVSTPNDSASYTHTVSERSDDSASAVAPLSDDVLNADPQASVVAGQEGENPGAIPEGDPRVITYWTTERMENAIPADNVEDPQQEINNAVSQMETEEQNPEVVSQEETNESGEEYTPQTLTQEADEPETTAESVDPVLPEQKDARNGVQLQGASKVTNFSHTNGKIFYTDASDGKNYVCSGAAINTPTKRTVVTAGHCVHGGKNKTWHRNIVFVPGYNRGVRPHGTFSAQYLRVANDWVQYGQPTGGTGDSYKHDVAFIKTNTNEKGQLLVNMVGGHGLNVDRSPIFESTVFAYPGNKESGRVMHACWGNTHTIRITPYYFPTLSGCEFAGGSSGGPWLADYNNATGLGKVQSVTSFATNNNTSVSGAIFDRPVWDIYQKAAQD, translated from the coding sequence GTGCGCCATTCACTTCAGGGTGCCGTGCAGCGTGCACCCTTTTTTCTTGCAGCATCTTTGCTTGTATCGACAAGTTTTATCCCCGCGAATGCGGTCTCTACCCCTAACGACTCCGCATCGTACACCCACACCGTCTCTGAGAGAAGCGACGATTCCGCTTCCGCAGTAGCACCTCTCAGCGACGACGTTCTTAACGCCGATCCCCAGGCATCGGTTGTGGCAGGTCAGGAAGGCGAGAACCCGGGGGCTATTCCCGAGGGAGACCCGCGAGTCATTACCTATTGGACGACCGAGCGTATGGAAAACGCTATTCCTGCAGATAACGTAGAGGATCCCCAGCAGGAGATCAACAATGCCGTCTCTCAGATGGAGACTGAAGAGCAGAATCCCGAGGTCGTTTCTCAGGAGGAAACCAACGAGTCCGGTGAGGAATACACCCCGCAGACTCTCACTCAGGAAGCTGACGAGCCTGAAACCACCGCTGAGTCTGTAGACCCCGTTCTGCCCGAACAGAAGGACGCACGCAATGGTGTGCAGCTTCAGGGTGCATCCAAGGTAACGAACTTCTCGCACACCAACGGCAAGATTTTCTACACCGACGCTAGTGACGGTAAAAACTATGTATGCTCCGGTGCGGCGATCAACACTCCCACCAAGCGTACCGTGGTAACCGCCGGTCACTGCGTGCACGGTGGTAAGAATAAGACCTGGCACCGCAATATCGTGTTCGTTCCCGGCTACAACCGGGGAGTGCGCCCGCATGGCACCTTCAGCGCGCAGTACCTGCGTGTTGCCAACGACTGGGTTCAGTACGGCCAGCCTACGGGCGGTACCGGCGACAGCTACAAGCATGACGTTGCTTTCATCAAGACCAACACCAACGAGAAGGGTCAGCTCCTCGTGAATATGGTAGGCGGGCACGGTTTGAATGTGGACCGCAGCCCCATCTTCGAGAGCACCGTCTTCGCATACCCCGGCAACAAAGAGTCCGGTAGGGTTATGCACGCCTGCTGGGGCAATACCCACACGATCCGCATTACCCCCTACTACTTCCCCACGCTTTCGGGATGCGAGTTCGCGGGCGGATCCTCAGGTGGCCCGTGGCTTGCCGACTACAATAATGCGACCGGCCTGGGTAAGGTTCAGAGCGTAACCTCATTCGCAACCAATAACAATACGTCTGTCTCGGGTGCGATCTTCGACCGCCCCGTCTGGGACATCTACCAGAAGGCAGCTCAAGACTAA
- a CDS encoding DUF4229 domain-containing protein translates to MNLFKYTLLRLGLVVVLFYLFMLIDAGIFIAGPAAILCAFALAYIFFPKLHAAASADMRKIFKRAPTIKNKDEAENRTLEDQLVDEHKKVSGEDF, encoded by the coding sequence ATGAACTTGTTCAAGTACACACTGCTGCGGCTCGGCCTCGTCGTAGTACTCTTTTACCTTTTTATGCTGATAGATGCGGGTATTTTTATTGCTGGTCCCGCCGCTATTCTATGCGCCTTCGCCCTGGCGTATATTTTCTTTCCCAAACTTCACGCCGCCGCCAGCGCGGATATGCGTAAAATTTTCAAACGCGCCCCCACCATTAAAAATAAAGATGAAGCGGAGAACCGCACGCTCGAAGATCAGCTCGTCGATGAGCATAAGAAGGTTTCGGGCGAAGACTTCTAA